The segment CATCGATACCGCGGTCCGACGCGACGACGACGTCCCGCAGGAACTCCGTCGGGTGGCCTGCCGCCTCGAGCGCGCTGGCGAGTGCACCCTCGGAGGCCGGCGCGTCCGTCCGAGCGCGCACGTCCGCGACGGAGACGCCGAACGAGCCGAGTACGTCGGCACAGACGACCGCGTCGTGCTCGTCCTCGCGTCGAGACCGGGAGGTCATCGTCCCGAGTTGGCCGAGCACGCGGTTAAATATTTCTTGCTAGCTATTGAAGAAAACGGCCCACCCCGGTCAGGCGCGGTCGCTGTCGAGGTCGATGTCGAGGCTGTCGAGGAGTTCCTCGGCCTCGGCACGCTTCTCCTGGTGGTCCTCGAGGAACTCGCGCATCAGCACGGCGGCCTGTTCCTTGCATCCACCGCACAGACGCTCGCCGTTGACGCACTCCTCGTACACCTCGGTCGCGAGGCCGTCGTCGTCGTTCGCGAGCAGGTAGGCGTACAGCTCGTAGACGGGGCAGTCGTCGGCCTCGCCGCCGAGCTCGCGCTGTTCCTCGGCGGTCTCCCGGCCGCCGGTCGTCGCCGCCTTCACCTTGTCGTAGCCGTCCTCCGGGTCGTCGAGCAGGCTGATGTGGCTCGCCGGCACCGAGGAGGACATCTTCCCGCCCGTCAACCCGGTCATGAAACGGTGGTAGATGGACGACGGCGGGATGAAGCCGTAGCCGCCGTGGTCGACCTCGACCTGCCGTGCGAGCTCCGCTGCCGCCTCGGCGTCGAGTTCGAACGAGTCGACGTGGCCCTCGTAGACGCGCTTCTCGCCCTCGACGGCGTCGACCAGCCCTTCGAACGCCTCGTCGGTCGCCTGTCGGTCGAAAAAGCGCGTTCGGGGCCGGAACGGCTCCATACCGGCGGACTGGAGCTTCTTCACGACGCTCGCCCGGGCGGACTCCTCGATCTCCGGTACGTCGACGCTCGGCCGGTCGGACTCGAAGTCGACCCCGCTCTCGCCGTGGGCGAGGTACTGGGCGGCGTGGACGCAGCGGACGGTCGTCTCGGCGTCGCGAACTGCGGCCAGCTCGGAGAGCGCGTCCCACGCCTCCCCGAGCAGCTCCCGTTCCGCGTCGTCGGCCTCGAAGCTCGCGTACGCCTCGGTCACCTTGAAGAATCGCATCCGGGTCGCGAGGTCGCGCGCGAGGCGGATGTGCGGGTCCTGGTCCGGCCCGACCGGGATGACCGTCGGCTTGGGCTCGTCGAGCTGCGGGTAGAGGATGTCCGCCATCTGGGTGACGACGCTCTGCATGTGGCTCACGTCCGTCTCGCCGTCGAAGCCGTAGATGGCCTGCAGCTCCGAGTAGTTCGCCTCGATGCCGAGCTCGAACGCGAGGTCCTGCAGCTCGCGGTTGTCGGACTGCCGGTACAGCTCCCCGTCCTCGGCGTCGAAGCCGAGCGCGAGCAGGCTCAGGAGGTAGTCCCGGGAGTGCTCGTCGATCTCGTCCCACGTCAGCCCGCGGGCGGAGTGGGCTTCGAGGTCGGCGATGAGCCCGTAGGCGTCGCCGCCGCGCTCCTGGTGCCAGATTATCTCGTCGAACACCAGCTTGTGCCCGATGTGCGGGTCGCCGGTCGGCATGAAGCCCGAGAGCACCGCGAACGGCTCGTCGTCCCGCATCGCCGCCGCCACGGGGCGGTAGTCGCGGTGGCCGAAGATGACCCCGCGTCGCATCAGGTAGTGCGGCTTCGGGATCTCGGGCAGCAGCTCGTCGAACTCCTCGATGCCGAACTCCTCGAACAGCTTCCGGTAGTCCGCGACGGTCGAGGAGCCCCACGGGTCCAGCGCCACGTCGTCGGCTCCCTCAGCCGCCGCGTCGCCCCCGTCGGGCAGCACGTCGTCGGCCGGTGGAGCATCCGTATCGCGCGTCATCTGTTACCGGAACGTGGCGCTGGCGCGCGCAAAAAGCTTCGCTTGTGGGCCGTCGTCGGCCACCCAGCCGTCCTACTCGGAGAGCCGGACCGTGACGACCGGCACCGGCGACGTCCGGACCACCTGCTCGGCGACGCTCCCGATGAAGTAGTGGTCGAGCCCGGTCCGGCCGTGGGTGCCCATCACGACCATGTCGACCGGCTCGTCCTCGACGAACCCCAGAATCTCCTTCCGCGGGACGCCCTCGCGCCGGTACGTCTCCACCGGCAGGTCGTCGGGCAGCGCCTCGACGGTCCCCTCGATGGCTACATCGGCGCGCTCGCGCTCCGCCTTGTCCCAGACCTCCGGCGAGAGGCCGCTGGTGGGGCTCTCGAATCGGTTCCGCGTGTCAACGACCGAGAGCACGTGGACCGTCGCGTCGAACCGGTCGGCGAGGACCGCGGCGTGCTCGGCTGCGGCGTCGATACCGTCGCTCCCGTCGGTCGGCAGGAGGATATCGTCGTACACACCGGATGGCGCGTCGGGAGCGTCTTCAAACCCGGGATTGCGGGCTCGGTGGGGGCTCAGAACCCACCGGTCGCCATGAGGAACAGCGCGACCGCGATGACGGCGAACAGCACGCCGACGCCCTTCTTGATGGTCCCCGTGTCGAGTGCCGCCGAGACGTACGGGGCGATCTGACCGCCGAGGGTCGCCGCCGGCACGGTCCAGACGACGATGTCCCAGCGGGTCGTCGCGAGGTTCATCGTGTGGCCGCCGACGAGGCCGCCGCCGAAGACGTGGACGAGGGAGGCGAGGACGGCCGTCGTCGCGACGACGATGTGGTTGGTGCCGATGGCGACCCGAACGGGGACCTTCGTCCGCAGCATCGAGATGATGCCGAGTTCGCCGATGCCGAAGCCGGCCAGCCCCTGGAAGATGCCGCCGACGCTGTAGTTGAGGAACCGTTCGACGTAGCCGCCGCGGGAGTACTCGTAGTCGTTGCCGTCGCGGTCGACTCGCGTGACAATTCCGTCGGCGTTGGTGGAGACACCCGCCGGGCCGAGCTTGTCCGCGTCGTTCGGGAGTTCGGCTCCGCCGTCGGCCGACACCTGCTCCGCGCCGTCGTCGCTCCCGGCCGGCTCCTCGTGGCCGAGGTCGGCCCGGAACAGCAGGTAGGAGGCGGCGAGCAGCGCGATGCCGAGCAGCGCGTGGAACAGCGGCTCGGGGATGATGAACGAGAGCAACGCGCCCGCGACGACGAACGGCACCGCGCCGAGGACGAGCGACCCGGCGAGTCGCCGGTCGACCAGCCCGTACTGGATGAACGCGAGCGAGGAGCTGGAGAGGCCGAACGACTCGCTGATGAGGCCGATCTTGACGAGCGTCTCGGGCGAGAGCCCCTCGCCGGTGATGACGGGGTAGATGAAGATGAGGAACGGCACGAACAGCGCGGAGCCGCTGATTCCCACCGTGTTGACGATGGTGGCACCGGTGAGGAAGAAGAAGAATATCCACCAGTACTCGAGCCAGTAGCCCGCCCCGGGGTCGCCGGTCGGTGCGAAGGAGTATACACCGACGACGAACAGTACCGGCGCGAGGAACACGAACACGTGCTGGTACTTGAGGAAGGTCTTCTGGATGCTCCCAGACGACGACGGGTCGTTCATTGGGGGTACCGGCACCGTTGGGAGGTGGGGTATAAGTGGATTTTCGTCTCGGATGGTCTGGCTGGATTAATCACCGGGTTTCGAAATCGAACTGTTCGACGGCGTCAGCGTCTACCGAATCCCGGTTTCGGGGGCTGGCCCTAGAATGCCTAATATTTATCCCGTGGGTCGTGCTAGAGTGTAACGTATGAGTTTTCCAGAGGGGCAACCCGAGCCGAGCGAGCGGACGCCAGTAGACGACAGTGGTGATGCGGTCGACCCCGCCCCGAAGGATGGCCCGTTCTCGACGCTGCTCGACCCGATCCGGCGACATTTCGACACCTGGGCCGGACGCTACGTGGAGATGCGCGTCGAAGCCAGAACCGGTCGTCGGGAGTAGCGTAGCGGTCGACTTCTTCCTGCGGTTTCCGCGACGACCAGCGGCGGGTCTCGCCGGCGCTACCCCCGCCAGCTGAGACAGGTCGCCGCCCAGGTGTATCCGGTGCCGGCGGCGAGGAAGAGCACGTCGTCGCCGGGTTCGACCCGCCCCCGAGACAGCCCCTCGTCCAGCGCGAGAATCTGGTCGGCGGACTGGACGTGGCCGTAGTCGTCGAGGTAGTAGGCGTCCGACTCGGGGTCGCAGCCGAGGTCGTCGCAGAGGTACTCGTGGAACGACCGCTTCATGTGCGTCACGGCGAGGAAGTCGACCGACTCGACGCCGGAGCGGTCCATCGCCGTCTCTGCGACCTCGCGGAAGTTCGGCAGGCTCACCTCGGCGAGCCGTTCCTTCATCGACTCCTGGTCGGGTACGTCGAGCGTGTGCAGCCCGGAGTCGACCGTGTCGTGACTCGGCGGGCGCTTCGAGCCGCCGGCGGGCATCACCACGTCGTCGGCGAACGAGCCGTCGGTGACGGCCGCGCTCTCGCCGACGGTCGCCCGAACCCACTCCTCGTCGGGGTCCGATTCGAGCACCATCGCGCTCGCACCGGAGCCGAAGTTGAACATGAACGACGAGCGCTCGTTGCCGTAGTCGACGAGGTCCTCCTCCCGGCTCGCTGTGACGAGCAACGCGCGGTCGACGTGGTCGGCGAGCAGCTGCGCCTTAGTTTGGCGGATGGCCAGCGGCGCACCGGCACAGAGTGCGTACGACTCGTTCGCGTAGGCGTTCTCCGCCCCCAGCTCCTCGGCGATGGCGGCCGCGGCCGACCAGACGACGTGGTCCTTGTACTCGCTGCCGTGGTAGCACACGAGGTCGAGGTCCGCCGGTTCGAGTCCCGCGTCGGCGAGAGCCTCGCGGCCGGCGGCGACGGCCATGCCGGTCGCGTGGTCGTCGTCGGGCGGACAGACGTGCTTCTCGCGCAGGCCCATCTTCTCGACGACGACCGCCTCGGGGATGCCGCTCTCGGCGGCGATCTCCGCGCCGGAGACGGTCTCGTCGGGGACGTAGGTGCCGTAGCCGGTGAGCGCGACGGTCGTGTCGTCGGTGCCGCCGTCGGGTTCGGGCCCGCCGCGGTCGGGCCCGGTCCCGCTCACAGCTTCCACCCCCTGACGCGACCCTTCACGGCCTGTGCGACCTGTCCGGCGACGGTCCCGCCGAGGTACGCCCGGAGCGTCCCGAGCAGCCCGTTGGGCACGTACAGCACGAACAGGACGAACAGCAGGCCGATGTAGAGGCCGGCGCGTCCGTTGAGGAACACCTCGATGGCCTCGGCGACGGTGAAGCCGTCGATGATGACCGTGTTCAGCGTCCCCTCGCCGAGCTGGCTGCGGAGGTACGGCAGCAGCCCGCCGCCCTCCTTCGTGAGGAACTCGTGCAGCCCCTCGTGGAACAGCCGGCCGAACAGCGGCCCGGCGACGGTGCCGAAGC is part of the Haloarchaeobius litoreus genome and harbors:
- a CDS encoding tryptophan--tRNA ligase, which gives rise to MTRDTDAPPADDVLPDGGDAAAEGADDVALDPWGSSTVADYRKLFEEFGIEEFDELLPEIPKPHYLMRRGVIFGHRDYRPVAAAMRDDEPFAVLSGFMPTGDPHIGHKLVFDEIIWHQERGGDAYGLIADLEAHSARGLTWDEIDEHSRDYLLSLLALGFDAEDGELYRQSDNRELQDLAFELGIEANYSELQAIYGFDGETDVSHMQSVVTQMADILYPQLDEPKPTVIPVGPDQDPHIRLARDLATRMRFFKVTEAYASFEADDAERELLGEAWDALSELAAVRDAETTVRCVHAAQYLAHGESGVDFESDRPSVDVPEIEESARASVVKKLQSAGMEPFRPRTRFFDRQATDEAFEGLVDAVEGEKRVYEGHVDSFELDAEAAAELARQVEVDHGGYGFIPPSSIYHRFMTGLTGGKMSSSVPASHISLLDDPEDGYDKVKAATTGGRETAEEQRELGGEADDCPVYELYAYLLANDDDGLATEVYEECVNGERLCGGCKEQAAVLMREFLEDHQEKRAEAEELLDSLDIDLDSDRA
- a CDS encoding universal stress protein, with the protein product MYDDILLPTDGSDGIDAAAEHAAVLADRFDATVHVLSVVDTRNRFESPTSGLSPEVWDKAERERADVAIEGTVEALPDDLPVETYRREGVPRKEILGFVEDEPVDMVVMGTHGRTGLDHYFIGSVAEQVVRTSPVPVVTVRLSE
- a CDS encoding sulfite exporter TauE/SafE family protein, producing the protein MNDPSSSGSIQKTFLKYQHVFVFLAPVLFVVGVYSFAPTGDPGAGYWLEYWWIFFFFLTGATIVNTVGISGSALFVPFLIFIYPVITGEGLSPETLVKIGLISESFGLSSSSLAFIQYGLVDRRLAGSLVLGAVPFVVAGALLSFIIPEPLFHALLGIALLAASYLLFRADLGHEEPAGSDDGAEQVSADGGAELPNDADKLGPAGVSTNADGIVTRVDRDGNDYEYSRGGYVERFLNYSVGGIFQGLAGFGIGELGIISMLRTKVPVRVAIGTNHIVVATTAVLASLVHVFGGGLVGGHTMNLATTRWDIVVWTVPAATLGGQIAPYVSAALDTGTIKKGVGVLFAVIAVALFLMATGGF
- a CDS encoding 3-oxoacyl-ACP synthase, with protein sequence MSGTGPDRGGPEPDGGTDDTTVALTGYGTYVPDETVSGAEIAAESGIPEAVVVEKMGLREKHVCPPDDDHATGMAVAAGREALADAGLEPADLDLVCYHGSEYKDHVVWSAAAAIAEELGAENAYANESYALCAGAPLAIRQTKAQLLADHVDRALLVTASREEDLVDYGNERSSFMFNFGSGASAMVLESDPDEEWVRATVGESAAVTDGSFADDVVMPAGGSKRPPSHDTVDSGLHTLDVPDQESMKERLAEVSLPNFREVAETAMDRSGVESVDFLAVTHMKRSFHEYLCDDLGCDPESDAYYLDDYGHVQSADQILALDEGLSRGRVEPGDDVLFLAAGTGYTWAATCLSWRG